The Streptomyces camelliae genome window below encodes:
- a CDS encoding DUF3626 domain-containing protein, with amino-acid sequence MDFRCGLPPRARRALDHVAAGVSGPPLDPALRITLNFHPDRISAGLPVLEALAQDGAYHSQYVTGTSNGGLTAHPGGDRTRWESRIFGGAYDDAPPAERPVYGALDFRHQVVGAAPRFGSSHLRLTGAVLARATFCYPDSAAEPADFGVAAAMPLITLAEADEQDPLNDYIEGHVHAGVLLARDVEALVLDASYRGTPVETAARRLPLPLDWHPGYRLTVTALRRHAGYRGPQYADLGAAVAERGLLTPRVLGDAARSGRYALQDLKMVWHILARFGAPEGAGTAHAATAGTAAGDATVAGSGAAG; translated from the coding sequence ATGGATTTCCGGTGCGGGCTGCCGCCGCGCGCCCGGCGGGCGCTGGACCATGTCGCGGCCGGGGTGTCCGGCCCACCGCTCGACCCCGCACTGCGCATCACCCTGAACTTCCACCCCGACCGGATCTCCGCCGGACTGCCCGTCCTGGAGGCGCTCGCCCAGGACGGCGCGTACCACTCGCAGTACGTCACGGGCACCAGCAACGGCGGCCTCACCGCGCACCCGGGCGGCGACCGCACACGCTGGGAGAGCCGGATCTTCGGGGGCGCGTACGACGACGCGCCCCCGGCCGAGCGGCCGGTGTACGGCGCACTGGACTTCCGCCACCAGGTCGTCGGCGCCGCCCCGCGCTTCGGCTCCTCGCACCTCCGGCTCACCGGGGCGGTCCTGGCGCGGGCCACCTTCTGCTATCCGGACAGCGCGGCCGAGCCCGCCGACTTCGGGGTGGCCGCGGCGATGCCGCTGATCACGCTCGCCGAGGCCGACGAGCAGGACCCGCTCAACGACTACATCGAGGGCCATGTCCACGCCGGTGTCCTGCTGGCCAGGGACGTCGAGGCACTCGTCCTCGACGCGAGCTACCGGGGCACCCCGGTCGAGACGGCGGCCCGGCGCCTGCCCCTCCCGCTCGACTGGCACCCCGGCTACCGGCTCACCGTCACCGCACTGCGCCGCCACGCCGGCTACCGGGGTCCGCAGTACGCCGACCTCGGCGCGGCCGTCGCCGAGCGCGGACTGCTCACCCCTCGCGTCCTCGGCGACGCGGCCCGCAGCGGACGCTACGCACTCCAGGACCTGAAGATGGTCTGGCACATCCTGGCTCGCTTCGGGGCACCGGAGGGCGCGGGCACGGCGCACGCGGCGACGGCGGGAACGGCGGCGGGTGACGCGACGGTGGCCGGCTCCGGGGCGGCCGGCTGA
- a CDS encoding FBP domain-containing protein, producing the protein MRPLTEQDIRNSFVNCSKGEAKRLAVPRDLGERPWDDLDFLGWRDPGAPDRSYLVTERGDRLVGVALRFQAAQRGFLHRSMCSVCLTTHPRGGVTLMTARKAGPAGREGNSAGLYMCTDLACSLYVRGRKIPESGIRIEESLTVDEQIARATANVHAFLDKLDA; encoded by the coding sequence ATGAGACCGCTCACCGAGCAGGACATCCGCAATTCCTTCGTCAACTGCTCGAAGGGTGAGGCCAAGCGGCTGGCGGTCCCGCGCGATCTCGGTGAACGCCCGTGGGACGACCTGGACTTCCTCGGCTGGCGGGATCCGGGCGCGCCCGACCGCAGCTATCTGGTCACCGAACGGGGCGACCGGCTCGTGGGCGTCGCCCTGCGCTTCCAGGCCGCGCAGCGCGGTTTTCTGCACCGCAGCATGTGCTCGGTGTGCCTGACCACGCATCCGCGCGGCGGGGTGACGCTGATGACCGCGCGGAAGGCGGGACCGGCGGGCCGCGAGGGCAACTCGGCTGGCCTGTACATGTGCACCGACCTGGCGTGTTCCCTGTATGTGCGGGGGCGGAAGATCCCGGAGTCAGGGATCCGGATCGAGGAGAGCCTGACGGTCGATGAGCAGATCGCCCGCGCTACGGCCAACGTGCACGCGTTCCTCGACAAGCTGGACGCGTGA
- a CDS encoding quinone oxidoreductase family protein, whose protein sequence is MRAVRIEEFGGPEVLVPVEVPDPVPGPGQVLVRIAAAGVNRADALLRAGSYHRAGRPPLIPGAEAAGTVAALGEGVTGFRVGQPVIAFGGAESPGYYAESAAVSARQVAARPDGLDPVEAATLPIAWLSAWYCLRSLAKVTAGETVVVKAAASGVGTAAVQIAAEAGARVVALAGSAERSAWAGEFGADVVVDTSRHTDDGEVEEVLRLTGGRGADVVLDTVGGPSLRRSLCETAHGGRVVSLANVALAPTTLDTRDFYPKNIAILGFQLTNLQIHGYDPRPDLRELAERVAAGRYRVPVETVLPLERAREAHERLESRGNRGKIVLSVA, encoded by the coding sequence ATGCGTGCGGTGCGGATCGAGGAGTTCGGCGGGCCCGAGGTGCTGGTGCCGGTGGAGGTGCCGGACCCGGTGCCCGGTCCGGGACAGGTGCTGGTGCGGATCGCGGCGGCCGGCGTGAACCGCGCGGACGCGCTGCTGCGCGCAGGTTCCTATCACCGGGCGGGCCGGCCCCCGCTGATCCCGGGCGCGGAGGCGGCCGGCACGGTGGCCGCGCTGGGCGAGGGTGTGACCGGATTCCGTGTCGGGCAGCCGGTGATCGCGTTCGGCGGCGCCGAATCACCCGGTTACTACGCCGAGTCGGCCGCGGTCTCCGCCCGGCAGGTGGCCGCACGGCCCGACGGGCTCGACCCGGTCGAGGCGGCGACCCTGCCCATCGCCTGGCTCTCCGCCTGGTACTGCCTGCGCAGCCTGGCCAAGGTCACCGCGGGGGAGACCGTCGTGGTCAAGGCCGCGGCGAGCGGGGTCGGCACCGCGGCCGTGCAGATCGCCGCCGAGGCCGGTGCCCGGGTCGTCGCCCTCGCGGGCTCGGCCGAACGGTCCGCGTGGGCAGGGGAGTTCGGGGCCGACGTCGTCGTCGACACCTCCCGGCACACCGACGACGGGGAGGTCGAGGAGGTGCTGCGGCTGACCGGCGGGCGCGGCGCCGACGTCGTCCTCGACACCGTGGGCGGCCCGTCCCTGCGGCGGAGCCTGTGCGAGACCGCGCACGGCGGCCGGGTCGTCTCCCTCGCCAACGTGGCCCTGGCGCCGACCACCCTGGACACCCGCGACTTCTACCCCAAGAACATCGCGATCCTCGGCTTCCAGCTCACCAACCTGCAGATCCACGGCTACGATCCCCGCCCCGACCTGCGCGAACTCGCCGAGCGAGTGGCCGCGGGCCGCTACCGGGTGCCGGTCGAGACGGTACTGCCGCTGGAGCGGGCGCGGGAGGCGCACGAGCGGCTGGAGAGCCGGGGCAACCGGGGCAAGATCGTGCTCAGCGTGGCCTGA
- a CDS encoding CGNR zinc finger domain-containing protein encodes MTQPADPALAFPFVGGRPCLDFVATLGKRHATPVERIPDPAALARWITEAGLAVADEPAPVAVRDLAEARALREAVYRVLRAAMAGREPETADVALVNEVAARPDLAPQLGRRRWTARRPARAALATVARDAVLLIGGPLLERVKECGNPDCSLLFLDDSQARRRRWCSMERCGNLAKIAGYRSRNRATTGP; translated from the coding sequence ATGACCCAGCCAGCGGATCCCGCACTCGCCTTTCCCTTCGTCGGCGGCCGCCCCTGCCTCGACTTCGTCGCCACGCTCGGCAAGCGGCACGCCACCCCCGTGGAGCGGATCCCCGACCCCGCCGCCCTGGCCCGCTGGATCACCGAGGCAGGCCTGGCGGTCGCGGACGAGCCGGCCCCGGTCGCCGTACGGGACCTCGCCGAGGCCCGGGCCCTGCGCGAGGCGGTGTACCGCGTGCTGCGGGCGGCCATGGCCGGGCGGGAGCCGGAGACGGCCGACGTGGCACTGGTCAACGAGGTCGCGGCCCGGCCCGACCTCGCGCCCCAGCTGGGCCGCCGGCGCTGGACGGCCCGCCGGCCGGCCCGAGCCGCTCTGGCCACCGTGGCCCGCGATGCCGTCCTGCTGATCGGCGGCCCGCTGCTGGAGCGGGTCAAGGAGTGCGGCAACCCGGACTGCTCCCTGCTCTTCCTCGACGACTCCCAGGCCCGCCGGCGCCGCTGGTGCTCCATGGAGCGCTGCGGCAACCTGGCGAAGATCGCCGGCTACCGCTCACGCAACCGGGCGACGACCGGGCCCTAG
- a CDS encoding FUSC family protein, whose translation MHVVRKWSAGLLRLLERRREPVVVQTLRSATAATIAYVIALRLSPEPAPLTAPLTALLVVQVTFYATLTNGIRRVNSVVAGVLVAIAFSVLVGLTWWSLALLIVASLAVGHLVRVDEYVAEVAISAMLVLGVTTVGFTAWARIVETLIGAVVGTACNLLLSPPVWVDEAGRSIEDLARRLRQLMLRMGEEAAGGTPWQRAAERLHEARRLDAHIAQVDASLRQAEDSLRLNPRVKEGLLHRVVLRTGLDTLEICTVVLRVLARSFTDLAKARGSEELFPSGIGPTVGQLLSEIGDAVVSFAVLVTTHLSENAESAEARLSAELHTAAGTRDRLAELLREEVHRDWANWQLLGAVLTEANRIIDELNTEHRTRRLLEELDRVSREHRAKLPRMTRLRERLGVQEELWRNRAGFGERSR comes from the coding sequence ATGCACGTCGTACGGAAGTGGTCCGCGGGGCTGCTGCGTCTGCTGGAGCGTCGCCGGGAGCCGGTGGTCGTCCAGACGCTGCGGTCGGCCACGGCTGCGACGATCGCCTATGTCATCGCCCTGCGGCTGAGCCCGGAGCCGGCGCCGCTGACCGCGCCGCTGACGGCGCTGCTGGTCGTCCAGGTGACCTTCTACGCCACCCTCACCAACGGCATCCGGCGGGTGAACTCGGTGGTGGCCGGGGTGCTGGTCGCCATCGCCTTCAGCGTGCTGGTGGGGCTGACCTGGTGGAGCCTCGCGCTGCTGATCGTGGCCTCGCTGGCCGTCGGGCACCTGGTGCGGGTCGACGAGTACGTGGCCGAGGTGGCGATCAGCGCCATGCTGGTGCTCGGGGTCACCACCGTCGGCTTCACCGCCTGGGCGCGGATCGTGGAGACGCTGATCGGCGCGGTCGTCGGCACGGCCTGCAATCTGCTGCTGTCACCCCCGGTGTGGGTGGACGAGGCGGGCCGCTCGATCGAGGACCTGGCCCGCCGGCTGCGGCAGCTGATGCTGCGGATGGGTGAGGAGGCCGCGGGCGGCACCCCCTGGCAGCGGGCGGCCGAGCGGCTGCACGAGGCGCGGCGGCTGGATGCGCACATCGCCCAGGTGGACGCCTCGCTGCGCCAGGCCGAGGACAGCCTGCGGCTCAACCCCCGCGTCAAGGAGGGGCTGCTGCACCGGGTGGTGCTGCGCACCGGACTCGACACACTGGAGATCTGCACGGTGGTCCTGCGGGTGCTGGCCCGGTCCTTCACGGATCTGGCGAAGGCCCGCGGGTCGGAGGAACTGTTCCCGTCCGGCATCGGGCCGACCGTGGGGCAGCTGCTGTCCGAGATCGGCGACGCCGTCGTCAGCTTCGCGGTGCTGGTCACCACGCATCTGAGCGAGAACGCCGAGTCGGCCGAGGCGCGCCTGTCGGCCGAGCTGCACACGGCGGCCGGCACCCGGGACCGGCTGGCCGAGCTGCTGCGCGAGGAGGTCCACCGGGACTGGGCGAACTGGCAGCTGCTGGGCGCCGTGCTGACCGAGGCGAACCGGATCATCGACGAGCTGAACACCGAGCACCGCACCCGCCGCCTGCTGGAGGAGCTGGACCGGGTCTCCCGGGAGCATCGGGCCAAGCTGCCGCGCATGACCCGGCTGCGCGAGCGCCTCGGCGTCCAGGAGGAGCTGTGGCGGAACCGTGCGGGGTTCGGCGAGCGTTCTCGCTGA
- a CDS encoding lactonase family protein, which produces MDAEAAAGSGRWSRRRFVGAVAGTAAVVAVPAPAPAPGEPAPDDPPTRTRPLYVGTYTSVDGGGAGLGLAAYDPVTGRISGSGTLTGVPDPSYLAVHPDRRTLYAVDERDDGGVTAVRLADRRILGARSTGGAGPCHLSVHPSGRWLLSANYGSGSVAVHPIDASGALGERSDLVTHSSPAPGPGQQGPHAHQFVTSPDGGHVLAVDLGTDTVYTYRLDPAQGTLTEVAQAHTRPGAGPRHLAFHPGGRYAYLANEVDDTAAVCAYDPGSGRLTIGAPQSTGSDGGTANYPAQFVVTANGRYAFLANRGHDSLARYAVEAGGARLRLLGTVPVGGDFPRQIALSPDGALLFAANQRSGTVTVFHVDSSTGELGPAGEPFASPVAVCALPL; this is translated from the coding sequence ATGGACGCGGAGGCAGCGGCGGGCAGCGGGCGCTGGAGCAGGCGCCGGTTCGTCGGGGCGGTGGCGGGCACGGCGGCCGTGGTGGCGGTGCCCGCTCCGGCGCCGGCCCCTGGGGAACCCGCCCCTGACGACCCGCCGACCCGGACCCGCCCGCTGTACGTGGGCACCTACACCTCCGTCGACGGCGGCGGCGCCGGCCTCGGTCTGGCCGCGTACGACCCGGTGACCGGCCGGATCTCCGGGTCCGGCACGCTCACCGGGGTCCCCGACCCGTCGTATCTCGCCGTACATCCGGACCGGCGCACGCTGTACGCGGTGGACGAGCGGGACGACGGCGGGGTGACGGCCGTACGCCTCGCGGACCGGCGGATCCTCGGCGCCCGGAGTACGGGCGGCGCGGGCCCCTGCCATCTGTCGGTGCATCCGTCCGGGCGCTGGCTGCTGAGCGCGAACTACGGGTCGGGCAGCGTGGCCGTGCACCCGATCGACGCCTCGGGTGCCCTCGGCGAGCGCTCCGACCTGGTCACGCACAGCTCGCCGGCCCCAGGACCGGGTCAGCAGGGGCCGCACGCCCATCAGTTCGTCACGAGCCCGGACGGCGGCCATGTCCTCGCGGTCGATCTCGGCACCGACACCGTCTACACCTATCGTCTGGATCCGGCGCAGGGCACGCTCACGGAGGTGGCCCAGGCGCACACCCGGCCCGGGGCGGGGCCGCGCCATCTGGCCTTCCATCCAGGCGGGCGGTACGCGTATCTGGCCAACGAGGTGGACGACACGGCCGCCGTCTGCGCCTACGATCCCGGCTCCGGGCGGCTGACGATCGGCGCGCCGCAGTCCACGGGGTCGGACGGCGGCACCGCCAATTACCCGGCGCAGTTCGTGGTGACGGCGAACGGCCGGTACGCGTTCCTGGCCAACCGGGGCCACGACTCTCTCGCGCGGTACGCGGTCGAGGCCGGCGGGGCCCGGCTGCGGCTGCTCGGCACGGTGCCGGTCGGCGGCGACTTCCCGCGGCAGATCGCCCTCTCGCCGGACGGCGCCCTGCTGTTCGCGGCGAACCAGCGCTCGGGCACGGTCACCGTCTTCCACGTCGACTCCTCGACCGGCGAACTCGGTCCGGCCGGCGAGCCGTTCGCCTCACCGGTCGCCGTCTGCGCGCTGCCGCTGTAG
- a CDS encoding DUF2470 domain-containing protein — protein sequence MGDTQDWTAAPGAAERARSVLAAAWSCAVTADGAREEYVGAHTVTDEGAVRLAVPDDSALLTAAVCAPRQEPSAVLEFADVAPVPVRGRIRARLHLAGWFAADAGELLLRPTRVVLRQSSGAVVVGLDEFAAARPDPLVAAEARLLTHLADAHPDAVERLTRLVRPESLHAATRVLPLAVDRHGLTLRIERPRAHGDVRLPFHAPADDVAQLTERMHALLARASAAGCPRALQRQRADGDR from the coding sequence ATGGGCGACACGCAGGACTGGACGGCCGCACCCGGCGCGGCGGAGCGGGCGCGGTCGGTGCTGGCCGCCGCCTGGTCGTGCGCGGTGACCGCGGACGGCGCCCGCGAGGAGTACGTCGGCGCGCACACCGTGACCGACGAGGGCGCGGTGCGGCTCGCGGTGCCCGACGACAGCGCCCTGCTCACCGCCGCCGTCTGCGCCCCGCGCCAGGAGCCGTCCGCCGTGCTGGAGTTCGCCGACGTGGCCCCCGTCCCGGTGCGGGGCCGGATCCGGGCCCGGCTCCACCTCGCCGGCTGGTTCGCCGCGGACGCAGGCGAGCTGCTGCTGAGGCCCACCCGGGTGGTGCTGCGGCAGTCCTCCGGGGCCGTGGTCGTCGGCCTCGACGAGTTCGCCGCCGCCCGGCCCGACCCCCTCGTCGCCGCCGAGGCCCGGCTGCTGACCCACCTCGCCGACGCCCACCCGGACGCCGTCGAACGGCTCACCCGCCTGGTGCGCCCCGAGAGCCTGCACGCCGCGACCCGGGTGCTGCCCCTCGCCGTCGACCGGCACGGGCTGACCCTGCGCATCGAGCGCCCCCGCGCCCACGGCGACGTACGCCTGCCCTTCCACGCGCCCGCCGACGATGTCGCCCAGCTCACCGAGCGCATGCACGCCCTGCTCGCCCGGGCGAGCGCCGCCGGCTGCCCTCGCGCGCTACAGCGGCAGCGCGCAGACGGCGACCGGTGA